The following DNA comes from Flavisolibacter ginsenosidimutans.
CGTGTTCACTCAAAAACTGAATGTTTTGCTTATAGAAGATCATCATCTGCGGCGGAAGAAGAAAGACCGCGTAATAATTAATTTTTTGATGCGCATAAAAGCCCCAGCAAAAACTGGTCTTTACAACCAAAGAAGAAAGGAAGAGAAGCAGCAGTTTTTTCACTTATTCAGAATGAATAAATGAAAAGTAAGAAGATAAAACGAAGATGTCAATGCAGGGATGTTTTATCTTCTTCAACAGTCGTTACGCCGCCGCTAATGGCAAACTTCATCGCGTCGGTGGCGTTTAAATTCGTCACGATGCGAACCCTTGCCCGCGGTAAAATGTACACGTTGCCCGCAATGGAATAACTCATCGGGATGTACACGGCCACGTACTCGCTAAAACCAAATTCTTTTGCTTCTTCCCGTGTAATAAAGCCCACGCGCCACACGTCGTTGTCATCAATGTTGGCGAGTACAGGTTTGTTGAATTTTTTCTTCTCACCGGCAAAGGCTTCAAAAAATTCTTTGGTGGTGGAGTAAATGAAACGAATGCCGGGCGTTCGTTTCAGCACGCTATCAAACAAATTGAACACGCGGTTTTGAATAAAAAAAGAAGAGAGGTATCCGATGAAAATGATGGCGACGATCACAATCAAAAATCCCAGCCCGTAATTGCGCACGTAAATTTTTCCTTCGGCATCGCGGGCTGTAAAAAGCGGAATTTGGTTGTCCACAAAAGACACAACCGAGTACACCGCATAGATGGTAATGGCAATGGGCGCCATCACCAGCAATCCCTGCAAAAAATAATTCAGCAACTTGTTAAACTGAAAGCCCTTGCTTTCCACGGTTTCGTTGTTCATGCGCCAAAGGTAATCGGAAGACAGATGAAGGATAATTAGACGACAGATGACAGCCCTTTGTTGGCCGATGGACGTTGACCGTTGGCGAAGAGAAACCCTCAAGCTTGAAATCTCGAACAACGAACAACGATCAATGACTCCTCCTGTCGTCCGTCGTCCATCCTCCATCATCATTTCATCCGGGAAAAGCACCGTTCATAAAAAAATAACATTGGAAACTTTGGCAACGAAAAAAGTTTCCATAGTTTTGTCCCCCAATTATGGAACCGAAAGAGAGAATCTTGGAGCGCTCGCACGAACTGTTCAACAAGTACGGCATCCGCTCGGTGAGTATGGACGATATTGCCGCACAACTGGGCATGAGTAAAAAGACGCTCTATCAATATTTTTCTGACAAGGAGGAATTGGTGGATGCTTGTTTTAGCGGCGTTTTAAATCACAGCCGTACCCAATGCCTGGCAGATCAGCAGCAGGCCGATAATCCGATACAGGAATTTTTTTTGGCCTACGACATGATGCAGGAAATGTTTGCCGAAATGAATCCCTCCGTGCTCTACGACATGGAAAAATATCACCCGGCCGCGTTCAAAAAATTTAAAGAGTTTAAGTACGGCTTTTTGTACAAGGTGCTTAGCGATAACCTGCAAAGAGGCATTAAAGATGAACTGTACCGCCCCGACATTGACGTGGACGTGATAGCCCGTCTGCGCATCGAAAGCGTGATGCTGCCTTTCAACGGCGAGGTGTTCCCGAACAACCGCACCCAATTGATCCACATCGAGCAACAATTATTCGAGCATTTCCTTTTCGGCCTGGCTACGGCCAAAGGACAAAAGCTCATTCAGAAATACAAAAACCAACGGATTAAACAATGAAACAAATGAACAAGGCTATACTATTGGCCTTCTGCCTGCTGCTTACAAGTCTTTTGCAGGCCCAGCAGCGGCACGAACTTTCGGCGCAGCAAGCCGTGGACTATGCCCGCAAAAACAGTGTGCAAATTAAAAACGCCCTGATAGACGTGGAGGAGCAGGCGCAAACCAACAAAGAGGTAACGGCATCGGCTTATCCGCAAATTAACGGCAGCGCCGGCATCAATTACTATCCTAACGTAGCGGTGCAGACTCTGCCCAACTTTATTTCGCCGGCCGTGTACGGCGTGCTGGCAAACGAAGGCGTGAAAGACGCCAACGGCAACACCATCAAAGTGCCCAGCGACTTTGGTTACATCGCCGCGCAGTTCGGAACCAAGTTTTCCAACAACGTTGGCGTGAGTTTGCAACAATTGCTGTTCGACGGGCAGGTATTCATTGGCCTGCAGGCCCGCGACGCGACGATGCAATTTGCCCGTAAAGCCGCCGAGGTAACGGAAGAAGGCATTCGTGCCAACGTGTACAAAGTATATTACCAGTTAGCCGCCAGCAAAAGCCAGATCAGCATTCTCGACGCCAACATTGCCCGCGTGCAAAACTTGTTGAACGATACCCGCAAAATGTACGAGAACGGCTTTGCCGAAAAACTTTCGATCAGCCAGTTGGAAGTGCAGCTTTCCAACATTCAAACCGAAAGGCTGAAGGCGCTTAACAGCATCAACAACGGCTACATTGGCTTAAAGATGTTGATTGGAATGCCCGTTCAGGATTCGCTGGTTTTAACCGACAGCATCGGCTACAACGATATTCGCAACGGTGTGCTGGAAGCGGCACAATACAATTACAGCGACCGCAAAGAATACCAATACGCGGAGCTTGGAAAAACGCTGAATGAGTTTAACGTGCGCCGCTACGAGTTGAGTAAACTGCCCACCGTTTCGCTGTCCTCTAACTACAATTATATCCGCCAATCAAACACGTTTGGTTTTGGTGGAAAATGGAATCCAAGTTCACTGATTGGCCTGAACGTGAACGTGCCCATCTTCAGCGGCTTTGCCAAAAATGCCCGCATTGACCGTGCAAAACTTGAAGTGCAGAGATCGGTAAACAATTTGGAAAGCCTGAAGATTACCATTGATGCGCAAGTGAAGCAGGCCGTCAACAATTATCAAAATGCACTGGCCACGCTTGATGCGCAAAAGCGCAACATGGAGCTGGCCGAAACGGTGTACAACCAAACGCGGCTTAAATCGCAAAACGGACTCGCAACAAACACAGACATCAGCAATGCGCAGAACGATTTAGCGGTAGCGCAGAACAATTACATTCTGGCAACCTATGATGCCATCAATGCGAAGATTGATTTCTTAAAAGCAACAGGCAAACTTCAATAACCAAACATCAACTCATTACTATAAACGCATTCAACATGAAAAATTATTTGATTGGATTTGTGCTTCTTTCTTTGGTAGCGGCCTCCTGCGGTTCCAGCAAAAAAGACGAAGCCGGAAACCTGAACGACAAGAAAGCAAAGCTGCAGGAATTAAAAACGCAGCAGGACAAGTTGACTACGGAGATAACCGCACTGGAAAAAGACATTGCCAAAGTGGACACCTCGGTTGCTTCGGCTAAGCCAAAGCTGGTGGCCGTTTCCACTGTGGGCACCGATACCTTCTCTCACTTTATTGACCTGCAAGGCAAGCTGGATGCGCAGAACATCTCTTACGTAGCGCCTCCGAACGGACAAGGCGGAATTGTAAAAGCCCTGTACGTCACGCAAGGACAAACGGTGCACAAGGGACAAGTGTTGGCCCGCCTTGATGATCAAACCATTCGTCAGCAAATAGAGCCGTTGCGTGTGCAGTTAACTTCGGCTGAAGACACCTACAAGCGTTTGAAAAGTTTGTACGACCAGGGCATTGGAACCTATCAAAACGTACTGAACGCACAAACGCAAGTGAACACGCTGCGCCAGCAAATTGGTGTGATTCAAAAGCAGGCATCCCTGATGACCGTAACAGCGCCTGCATCCGGCGTGGCTGATATTGTGGCCGTTCGTGTGGGGGAAATGTTTGTGGGTGCAACCGCTGCGGGTCCGCAAATCCGCATCGTCAATACAAGCGATTTGAAAGTAGTAGCGCAAGTGCCCGAGAATTACGTAGGCCGCGTAAAAGTGGGTTCAAACATTTTGGTTTACCTGCCTGACTTAAATCGCAACCTTACCGCAAAAGTTACCGTTGCCGGCAGAACGATAGACCCGACCAACCGTGCCTTTTACATCGAAGCAAAAATTCCTTCGTCGCCTGAACTGCGTCCCAACCAGATAGCCGTGGTAAAGATTAAAGATTACGCCTCAAACAGCGCCATTACCATTCCGGTTAACGTGTTGCAGAACGATGAGAAAGGAAAATTTGTGATGGTGGCGGCGAAGGAAGGAGCGAAGACTGTTGCGCAAAAACGAACCATTACTGTGGGTGAATTGTACGGCGACAAACTGGAAGTAAAGAGCGGCCTGCATGCCGGCGATGTGCTCATTACCGAAGGCTATCAAGGATTGTACGAAGGACAGGCCGTAACGACGGATGCAAAGATCTAAATCGTTGACCGTTAATCGTTATCCGTTGCTTGTCTTTCGACCAATGGCCAACGCTCAACGGCCAACCCATCAACAACCGACCAAACACATTTTATGATCGAACAGAT
Coding sequences within:
- a CDS encoding efflux RND transporter periplasmic adaptor subunit, whose product is MKNYLIGFVLLSLVAASCGSSKKDEAGNLNDKKAKLQELKTQQDKLTTEITALEKDIAKVDTSVASAKPKLVAVSTVGTDTFSHFIDLQGKLDAQNISYVAPPNGQGGIVKALYVTQGQTVHKGQVLARLDDQTIRQQIEPLRVQLTSAEDTYKRLKSLYDQGIGTYQNVLNAQTQVNTLRQQIGVIQKQASLMTVTAPASGVADIVAVRVGEMFVGATAAGPQIRIVNTSDLKVVAQVPENYVGRVKVGSNILVYLPDLNRNLTAKVTVAGRTIDPTNRAFYIEAKIPSSPELRPNQIAVVKIKDYASNSAITIPVNVLQNDEKGKFVMVAAKEGAKTVAQKRTITVGELYGDKLEVKSGLHAGDVLITEGYQGLYEGQAVTTDAKI
- a CDS encoding TolC family protein, which produces MNKAILLAFCLLLTSLLQAQQRHELSAQQAVDYARKNSVQIKNALIDVEEQAQTNKEVTASAYPQINGSAGINYYPNVAVQTLPNFISPAVYGVLANEGVKDANGNTIKVPSDFGYIAAQFGTKFSNNVGVSLQQLLFDGQVFIGLQARDATMQFARKAAEVTEEGIRANVYKVYYQLAASKSQISILDANIARVQNLLNDTRKMYENGFAEKLSISQLEVQLSNIQTERLKALNSINNGYIGLKMLIGMPVQDSLVLTDSIGYNDIRNGVLEAAQYNYSDRKEYQYAELGKTLNEFNVRRYELSKLPTVSLSSNYNYIRQSNTFGFGGKWNPSSLIGLNVNVPIFSGFAKNARIDRAKLEVQRSVNNLESLKITIDAQVKQAVNNYQNALATLDAQKRNMELAETVYNQTRLKSQNGLATNTDISNAQNDLAVAQNNYILATYDAINAKIDFLKATGKLQ
- a CDS encoding TetR/AcrR family transcriptional regulator, translated to MERSHELFNKYGIRSVSMDDIAAQLGMSKKTLYQYFSDKEELVDACFSGVLNHSRTQCLADQQQADNPIQEFFLAYDMMQEMFAEMNPSVLYDMEKYHPAAFKKFKEFKYGFLYKVLSDNLQRGIKDELYRPDIDVDVIARLRIESVMLPFNGEVFPNNRTQLIHIEQQLFEHFLFGLATAKGQKLIQKYKNQRIKQ
- a CDS encoding DUF502 domain-containing protein, with product MNNETVESKGFQFNKLLNYFLQGLLVMAPIAITIYAVYSVVSFVDNQIPLFTARDAEGKIYVRNYGLGFLIVIVAIIFIGYLSSFFIQNRVFNLFDSVLKRTPGIRFIYSTTKEFFEAFAGEKKKFNKPVLANIDDNDVWRVGFITREEAKEFGFSEYVAVYIPMSYSIAGNVYILPRARVRIVTNLNATDAMKFAISGGVTTVEEDKTSLH